In one Massilia endophytica genomic region, the following are encoded:
- a CDS encoding thioredoxin fold domain-containing protein, protein MTIRRQLKRALGLAALLAACAAHAASAVPMLSGWQADCRQAGEQGKPVVLFFTLPGCRFCEQLRQSYMPGLLQRGEIVREVVIDSVQPVTGFAGAATHRAVARKAGVKVAPVVILADPCGRPLADPIVGGDVAGLYGGYLDNAFEEAQHKLAARPAGERSCSCRSAA, encoded by the coding sequence ATGACGATCCGCCGCCAGCTGAAGCGCGCACTCGGCCTGGCCGCGCTGCTGGCCGCCTGCGCCGCGCACGCTGCATCGGCTGTGCCCATGCTGTCCGGCTGGCAGGCCGACTGCAGGCAGGCGGGCGAGCAGGGCAAACCGGTGGTGCTGTTCTTCACACTGCCGGGATGCCGCTTCTGCGAGCAGCTGCGGCAGAGCTATATGCCCGGGCTGCTGCAGCGGGGCGAGATTGTGCGCGAAGTGGTGATCGACAGCGTGCAGCCCGTAACCGGCTTCGCCGGGGCCGCCACGCACCGCGCCGTGGCGCGCAAGGCGGGCGTGAAGGTCGCGCCCGTCGTCATCCTGGCGGACCCCTGCGGCCGCCCCCTGGCCGATCCCATCGTCGGCGGCGACGTCGCCGGCCTCTACGGCGGCTACCTCGACAATGCCTTCGAAGAAGCCCAGCACAAGCTGGCCGCCCGCCCCGCAGGCGAGCGCAGCTGCAGCTGCCGCAGCGCAGCTTAA
- the soxA gene encoding sulfur oxidation c-type cytochrome SoxA has product MRHISKVLVGAAGFAAAALALAGGQSDEIAKYRQLLADGNPAELWEMRGEELWKQKAGPNNVSLEQCDLGKGPGVLKGAYAELPRYFKDTKKVMDLEQRLMHCRMTLQGLTAEQASAQPFSATGKASDIEPMVAYITSQSRGIKMNVAMSHPEEKRAYEIGKKLFYYRGGSHDFACASCHSADKQRIRMQDLPNLTVKADAQAAYATWPAYRVSQGEVRTMQHRLNDCFRQQRFPEPVYASEAITAVTMFLARNANGGVYQGPALKR; this is encoded by the coding sequence ACACATAAGCAAAGTGCTGGTTGGCGCGGCGGGTTTCGCCGCGGCGGCCCTGGCCCTGGCCGGTGGCCAGAGCGACGAGATCGCGAAATACCGCCAGCTGCTGGCAGACGGCAATCCCGCGGAACTGTGGGAGATGCGCGGCGAGGAACTCTGGAAGCAGAAGGCCGGTCCGAACAATGTCTCGCTCGAACAGTGCGACCTGGGCAAGGGTCCCGGCGTGCTGAAGGGCGCCTACGCGGAGCTGCCTCGCTACTTCAAGGATACGAAGAAGGTCATGGACCTGGAACAGCGCCTCATGCATTGCCGCATGACGCTGCAGGGCCTGACGGCGGAACAGGCCTCGGCCCAGCCCTTCAGCGCCACCGGCAAGGCTTCCGACATCGAACCGATGGTTGCCTACATCACCTCCCAGTCGCGCGGCATCAAGATGAATGTGGCCATGTCGCACCCGGAAGAGAAGCGCGCCTACGAAATCGGCAAGAAGCTGTTCTACTACCGCGGCGGCTCCCACGATTTCGCCTGCGCCAGCTGCCACAGCGCGGACAAGCAGCGCATCCGCATGCAGGATCTGCCCAACCTGACCGTGAAGGCTGACGCGCAGGCCGCCTATGCCACCTGGCCCGCCTACCGCGTGTCGCAGGGCGAGGTGCGCACCATGCAGCACCGCCTGAACGACTGCTTCCGCCAGCAGCGCTTCCCCGAGCCCGTGTATGCCTCCGAGGCCATTACGGCCGTGACCATGTTCCTGGCGCGTAACGCCAATGGCGGCGTCTATCAGGGCCCCGCGCTCAAACGCTAA
- the soxX gene encoding sulfur oxidation c-type cytochrome SoxX: MKQLKTIMAIAVLLCGGSAAAADKYAQEAAALLKADFKSKGPATLERVTEQDEAQKACSSATPLPAKKAKALEEAQLKTVKYPADGSYLGDWKAGEKIAQSGRGMQSSDKVGDPNGGNCYACHQVSKEEISFGNIGPSLYQYGKLRGDSEAILKYTWAKLYNAQAFNACSRMPRFGHNGVLTEQQMKDVMALLLDPQSPVNK; encoded by the coding sequence ATGAAACAGCTGAAGACCATCATGGCAATCGCCGTCCTCCTGTGCGGAGGCTCGGCAGCGGCAGCGGACAAGTATGCGCAGGAAGCGGCCGCGCTGCTCAAAGCCGATTTCAAATCCAAGGGACCCGCCACGCTGGAAAGGGTGACGGAGCAGGACGAGGCCCAGAAAGCCTGCAGTTCCGCCACGCCCCTGCCAGCGAAAAAGGCCAAGGCGCTGGAAGAAGCCCAGCTCAAGACGGTGAAGTATCCGGCCGACGGCAGCTATCTGGGCGACTGGAAGGCAGGCGAGAAGATCGCCCAGAGCGGCCGTGGCATGCAGTCCTCGGACAAGGTGGGCGACCCGAACGGCGGCAACTGCTACGCATGCCACCAGGTGAGCAAGGAAGAGATCTCCTTCGGGAACATCGGCCCCTCGCTGTACCAGTACGGCAAGCTGCGCGGCGACAGCGAAGCGATCCTGAAGTACACCTGGGCCAAGCTGTATAACGCGCAGGCCTTCAATGCCTGCTCGCGCATGCCGCGCTTCGGCCACAACGGCGTGCTGACCGAGCAGCAGATGAAGGACGTGATGGCGCTCCTGCTCGATCCCCAGTCCCCAGTCAACAAGTAA
- the soxB gene encoding thiosulfohydrolase SoxB, with product MNRREFMQVMGIAAAGGMMLDAPEVLAAPSADKLYDLPRFGNVHFLHFTDCHAQLKPVYFREPSVNLGVGDAVGRMPHLVGEHLLKAAGMRPGTREAHAFTCLNFEKAAATYGKVGGFAHLSTLVKRMKASRPGAVLLDGGDTWQGSATALWTKGQDMVDACLALGVDVMTAHWEMTLGDARVKEIVEKDFKGKVDFVAQNIRSADFGDQVFPPYVIKEMNGVPVAVIGQAFPYTPIANPRHFVPEWTFGIQDENMQKMVDEARGKGAKVVVVLSHNGMDVDLKMASRVRGIDAILGGHTHDGVPQPVIVSNAGGKTLVTNAGSNGKFLGVLDFDVRGGKVSDFRYKLLPVFSRFLPADKEMEALITRIRAPYEAKLGEQLAVTEGTLYRRGNFNGTFDQLIVDALMEAKGADIAFSPGFRWGTSLLPDSPILMEQLMDQTATTYSYTTLTEMSGATIKTVLEDVADNLFNPDPYYQQGGDMVRVGGMSYAIEPGAKMGSRIQDMRLNGKPIDADRKYKVAGWAPVAEGASGEPVWDVVAGWLRSHKTVSARKLNTPRLIGVQGNPGMLA from the coding sequence TTGAACCGCCGTGAATTCATGCAGGTCATGGGCATTGCCGCCGCCGGCGGCATGATGCTCGACGCGCCCGAGGTGCTGGCAGCGCCTTCGGCCGACAAGCTTTACGACCTGCCGCGCTTTGGCAACGTGCACTTCCTGCACTTCACCGACTGCCACGCGCAGCTCAAGCCCGTGTACTTTCGCGAGCCGAGCGTGAACCTCGGCGTGGGCGATGCGGTGGGGCGCATGCCCCACCTCGTCGGCGAGCACCTGCTGAAGGCCGCTGGCATGCGGCCGGGTACGCGCGAGGCGCACGCCTTCACCTGCCTGAACTTCGAAAAGGCGGCGGCCACCTACGGCAAGGTGGGTGGTTTCGCGCATCTCTCCACGCTGGTCAAGCGCATGAAGGCCAGCCGCCCCGGCGCAGTGCTGCTGGACGGCGGCGACACTTGGCAGGGCTCCGCCACCGCGCTCTGGACCAAGGGCCAGGACATGGTGGACGCCTGCCTCGCCCTTGGCGTGGACGTGATGACGGCGCACTGGGAAATGACCCTGGGCGATGCGCGCGTGAAGGAGATCGTGGAGAAGGACTTCAAGGGCAAGGTCGATTTCGTCGCGCAGAACATCAGGAGCGCGGACTTTGGCGACCAGGTATTCCCGCCCTATGTGATCAAGGAAATGAATGGCGTGCCGGTGGCAGTGATCGGCCAGGCTTTCCCCTACACGCCCATTGCGAACCCGCGCCACTTCGTCCCCGAATGGACCTTCGGCATCCAGGACGAGAATATGCAGAAGATGGTGGACGAGGCGCGCGGCAAGGGCGCCAAGGTCGTCGTCGTGCTCTCGCATAACGGCATGGACGTGGACCTGAAGATGGCCTCGCGCGTGCGCGGCATCGACGCCATCCTCGGCGGCCACACGCACGACGGCGTGCCGCAGCCCGTGATCGTGTCCAACGCGGGCGGCAAGACGCTGGTGACGAACGCCGGATCGAACGGCAAGTTCCTCGGGGTGCTGGACTTCGATGTGCGCGGCGGGAAGGTATCGGACTTCCGCTACAAGCTGCTGCCCGTATTCTCGCGCTTCCTCCCCGCGGACAAGGAGATGGAGGCGCTCATCACCCGCATCCGCGCGCCCTATGAAGCGAAACTGGGCGAGCAGCTGGCCGTCACCGAAGGCACCCTCTACCGCCGCGGCAATTTCAATGGCACCTTCGACCAGCTGATCGTGGATGCGCTCATGGAAGCGAAGGGCGCGGACATCGCCTTCTCGCCAGGCTTCCGCTGGGGCACCTCGCTGCTGCCGGACAGCCCGATCCTCATGGAGCAGCTGATGGACCAGACGGCGACCACCTATTCCTACACCACGCTCACGGAAATGAGCGGCGCCACCATCAAGACGGTGCTGGAGGACGTGGCGGACAACCTGTTCAATCCCGACCCCTACTACCAGCAGGGCGGGGACATGGTGCGCGTGGGCGGCATGAGCTACGCCATCGAGCCCGGCGCGAAGATGGGCTCGCGCATCCAGGACATGCGCCTGAACGGCAAGCCGATCGACGCGGACCGCAAGTACAAGGTGGCAGGCTGGGCGCCGGTGGCCGAAGGCGCCAGCGGCGAGCCCGTATGGGACGTGGTGGCAGGCTGGCTGCGCAGCCACAAGACCGTGAGCGCGCGCAAGCTCAACACGCCGCGCCTGATCGGCGTGCAGGGCAATCCGGGCATGCTGGCATGA